A segment of the Flavobacteriales bacterium genome:
GTACACCGGCGACACCATGATTGATGGCTTGCTGGCCCAGCAGTGCACCCGACGCATCTGCTATCTGAACTATGTCTCCGGAGGCGGGGTGGATACTAGCTGTGTGAGCGACATCTGGGGCTTTAGGGATTGGGTTAGCCTTCAAGGGGATGTAGTTTATTACAAGCACAACGTTGCTGGAGGCTCGCCGTGGGATACTCTGTACTACCTGGGTGTGCCTGGCGATCGCTGGTGGCCCCCGACCACGCAGCCTATGACGTGCGGCTACTTCGGCATGCTCGAGATACAGGACACCGGTCACATGGTGATTGGGGGAGAGAACCTTCGGACATGGAGCCTGGCCTATTTGGATTCAGCCGGAGTCTCAACATGGGGCAATGGGCAGCCTTTCGGGTCGGATACCTTGGCCATCATCGAACGAATTGGCGGGCTTCCAAGGAAATTCCCCCATTACGGTTACGATTGCTATGGGCCGATGGATCCTTCATTCTTTCGTTTGCAGCATTATTCAGATTGGCAGGTCACCACGGGAAGCGGTATCACTTGCGATATTGCGCTGGGGGCCGCTAGTCGCTCCATGCAAACTGCAATCTCGCTCGCGCCAAACCCCGGCGCCGTCCAGTTTTCGATCATCGGCATTTCGGCTTCTGCCTCCGTTGAAGTGCGCGACCCGCTCGGGCGGATGGTGCATTCGCAAGCCAACCTCCCCGAGAACGCACCCACCGAAACTTCGACTTGGGAGATTGGCACCTACTTCGTTTCCATCACTTCCGGCGATGGCAGAAGGCAGGTGCTGCGCTGGGTCAAGCAGTAGCCCTACTTCCTCACATACCCCTCGAAGCTGAAATGCTCCTTTTCGTTCAGCTCTTCCTTCGTCAAAGACTTGAAGTAGTCGTAGGTGATCTTCAGGCCCTCGGCGCGCGCCACCTTCGGTTCCCAGCCGAGCAGCTTCCTCGCCAGCGTGATGTCTGGCTGTCGCTGCATGGGATCGTCCTGTGGCAAGGGCTTGTACACCACCTTCTGCGTGGTGCCGGTGAGTTTGATGATCTCCTCGGCGAACTGCGCGATGGTGATCTCGCTGGGGTTGCCCACATTCACCGGGCCTGCGTAGTCGCTCAAGAGCAGTCGGTAGATGCCTTCCACCAGATCGTCCACGTAGCAGAAGCTGCGCGTCTGCGAGCCATCGCCGAATACGGTGAGGTCCTCGCCGCGTAAGGCCTGGCCGATGAAGGCGGGCAGCACCCGGCCATCGTTCAGCCGCATGCGCGGGCCATACGTGTTGAAGATGCGCACGATGCGCGTCTCGAGGCCGTGGTAGGTGTGGTAGGCCATGGTGATGGCCTCTTGGAATCGCTTGGCTTCATCGTACACGCCGCGCGGACCGATGGGATTCACGTGGCCCCAATAGTCCTCGGTCTGCGGATGCACTTGCGGATCGCCGTACACCTCGCTGGTGCTGGCCACGAGGATGCGCGCGCCCTTCGCCTTGGCAAGGCCGAGCAGATTGTGCGTGCCCAGCGAACTCACCTTCAAGGTCTGGATCGGGATCTTCAGGTAATCGATCGGCGAGGCCGGTGAAGCGAAGTGCAGGATGTACTTCAGCTCACCAGGCACATGCACGAACTTGGAGACATCGTGGTTGTAGAATTCGAAGTCCTCGCGCTTGAAGAGGTGCTCGATGTTCTTCAGCCGTCCGGTGATCAGGTTATCCATCCCGACCACGTGGTAGCCCTCCTTCAGGAAGCGGTCGCAGAGGTGCGAGCCGAGGAAACCGGCAGCACCGGTGATGAGGACTCGCTCCTTCGCTTTCGTCATGGTTCAGGCGTTAGCCTTCGCGCGCACGTTCACGGTCTGACGACCCACGCTCACGTAGGTGAATCCGAGCTTCTGCATCTCATCCAAGTCGTAGAGGTTGCGACCGTCGAAGACCACCTTCTCCCTGAGCAGCTCCGCCACGCGCTTGAAATCAGGCGTGCGGAACAAGGCCCACTCCGTGGCGATGATCAGCGCGTCCGCGCCCTGGAGCGCTTCGTACTCATCCTTCGCGAAGCCCATCTTCTCGCCCATCAGCTTCTTCACGTTGGGCATGGCCTCCGGATCGAATGCGGTGACGGTAGCGCCAGCGGCTACCAGCTCATCGATCACGTACAAGGCGGGTGCCTCGCGGATGTCGTCGGTATCGGGCTTGAAGGCAAGGCCCCACAGCGCGAAGTGCTTGCCGGTGAGGTCGCCGAAGTGCTTCTTGATCTTGGGGATGATCGAGGTCTTCTGGTCCTCATTCACCTCCATCACGGCCTTGATGATCTGGAACTCATAGCCGGCATCGTTGCCGCTCTTGGCCAGCGCCTGCACGTCCTTGGGGAAGCAGCTGCCGCCGTAGCCGATGCCGGGGAAGAGGAAGCGCTTGCCGATGCGGCTGTCGGTGCCGATGCCGATGCGCACCTTGTCCACGTCGGCGCCCACGCGCTCGCAGAAGTTCGCGATCTCGTTCATGAACGTGATCTTGGTGGCGAGGAAGGCGTTGGCGGCGTACTTGGTCAATTCCGCGCTGCGCTCATCCATGAAGATGATCGGATTCCCTTGTCGCACGAAGGGCTTGTAGAGGTCCTCCATCACTTTCTGCGCACGAGGACTGCTGGTGCCTACCACAACGCGATCAGGCTTCAGGAAGTCATCCACGGCGAAGCCTTCACGCAGGAACTCCGGATTGCTCACCACGTCGAACAGGTCCGCTTTGGCGTGCTTGGCCAGGGCGGCATGCACCTTCTCTGAAGTGCCCACGGGCACGGTGCTCTTGTCCACGATCACCTTATAATCGGTGATGATCTTGCCCAGGTCATCGGCCACGCCCAGTACGTACTTCAGGTCGGCGCTGCCGTCTTCGCCGGGCGGCGTCGGTAACGCGAGGAAGATGATCTGCGCGTCCTTGATGGCGCTGGCCAGGTCGGTGGTGAAATGCAGTCGGCCCTGACGGATGTTGCGCTCGAAGAGCACATCGAGATGCGGCTCGTAGATGGGCACTTTGCCATCCTTCATCATCTGCACCTTGTTCGCGTCGATGTCCACGCAGATCACGTGGTTGCCGGTCTCGGCGAAGCAGGTTCCTGTCACAAGGCCTACGTATCCTGTTCCTACTACTGCGATGTTCATGTTGGGGCGCGAAATTTCGCGCCCGTACAGGCGCGATCGATTGGTGTTAGTTGAAGAAGCTCCTTACGGAGGAAGTGATGTGCGCCAGTTGCTGCTCGTCGAGCTCGGTGCTCATAGGCAGTGAGAGCACTTCGTGGGTGATGGATTCGGTCACGGGCAATGATCCTTCCGCGAAGCGGGCGGTCTTGTACGCGTTCTGCAGGTGGCAGGGTACAGGGTAGTAGATCATGGCCGGCACGCTGTGCTTCTCGAGGTGTTCCTTCAGCGCGTCCCGCTTACCACCAGCCACCTTCAGCGTGTATTGGTGGAACACATGGGAACTGCTCTTGCTCCGCTCGGGGATGCTGAGTCCGGGGATGCTCGAGAACGCTGCATCGTATGCGGAGGCCGCGCGGTTGCGCGCCGCTGCATAGGCATCCAGCCGACGCAGCTTGATCCTCAAGACGGCGGCCTGCATGCTGTCCAAGCGGCTGTTCACGCCCACCACTTCGTGGTAGTAGCGCACATCGCTGCCATGATTGCACACGCGTCGGATCCTCTTCGCCAGCTCATCGTCGTTGGTGAAGATGGCCCCGCCATCGCCGTAGCAGCCCAGGTTCTTGCTGGGGAAGAAGCTGGTGGTGCCGATGTGGCCGATGGTGCCGGCCTTCTTCCTCGTTCCGTCGGAGAAGGTGTAGTCGCTGCCGATCGTTTGGCAATTGTCCTCGATCACGAAGAGGCCGTGCTCCTGGGCGATGGCCATGATCGGCTCCATGTCGGCGCTTTGCCCAAAAAGGTGCACGGGCACAATGGCCTTCGTCCTCGGTGTGATCTTGCGCTTGATGTCGTCAGGGTCGATGTTGAAGGTTCCCGGTTGCACATCGGCGAACACGGGCGTGAGTCCCAGCAGGCCGATCACCTCCACGGTGGCCACGAAGGTGAAGGAGGCCGTTATCACCTCATCACCGGGCTGCAGGCCCAGCGCCATCATGGCGATCTGCAGGGCATCGGTGCCGTTGGCGCAGCCGATGCTGTGCTTCACGCTGAGGTAGGCGGATAGCTCCCTCTCCAGGTCCTTCACATCAGGACCATTGATGAAGATCGCGCTCTCCATCACGCGGATCATGGCTGCATCCACCTCATCCTTGATGGCGTGGTACTGGCTCACCAGGTCCACCATCTGGATGGGCTTCATCGGGGTCGAGGTCTGCATGCGCAATGGATTCGGTGAAAGCGGCGCCGAAGATAGAACGTGGCTGCTGCGCACCCTGTGCCGCGCGGACGCGCCCCCGCCCGCGCCCCGCGCTACTTTCGCCGCGCTGCCATCAGCACGTCCGAATGCGCATCAACCTGCTCCCTTTCCTGCTCGTCCCGGTGGCGGCCTGTGCGCAGGAGCTGAAGAGCATCCAGAAGGAGCCGATCCCGTTGGTGAGCGTGCAGGTGGGCTACGCGCACCAATGGCCAGGCGGCGATCTGGCACTGCGCTTCCGCGATAACAGCAACCTGGGGGTCGGCATCTGGCGCAAAGGCGAGAAGCAATGGCTCCTCGGCGTGGAGGCCGGTTTCCTCTTCGGCAACAAGGTGATTGAGCCTGGCATGCTGCGCAACCTGATCAACAGCGCCGGGCAGGTGGTGGATCAGGATGGCATCATGGCCGATGTGTTCCTGCTGCAACGCGGATGGGCGCTTTTCGGCGTTGCAGGGAGACTGATCCCCGTGATCGGCCCCAACCCTAACAGCGGGCTGGTGCTGAAGATGGGCGGGGGCTATATGCGCCACAAGGTGCGCGTGCAGACGCAGAAGAACGTGGTGCCGCAGCTCGAAGGCGAATACCTCGAAGGCTACGACCGCCTGACAGCAGGCCCAGCGGTGCTCAGCTACGCGGGCTACCAGCACTATGGCAAGCGCCGATTCGTGAACTACCACATTGGCCTGGAGGTCATGGCTGGGTTCACGCAGCCGTTGCGGGCATTCAATTTCGATACGGAGCGGTACAACAGCGGCGATCGCTTCGACCTGCTCACCGGGATCCGCGCCGGGCTGAGCCTGCCGATCCACCGCAAGCCCGACGAGAAGTTCCGGTACTGAATGGCCACGCTCCTCCGCCTCGGCGCCGTGCTCTACCATCTCGCGATCCGCGCGGCGGCGCCCTTCTCGCCGAAGGCGAAGGCTTGGGTCACTGGCCGCAAGGGCCTCTGGGACCGCCTTTCTGAGAAGCGCGATGCCCTGCAGGGCTGCATCTGGATGCACTGCGCCAGCGTGGGCGAATTCGAGCAGGGCCTGCCGGTGCTGGAGGCCTTGAGGCGCGAACGGCCCGGCGCACCTGTGCTGATCACCTTTTTCAGCCCGAGCGGCTATGAGGCCCGGAAGGATCTGCCATGGGCCACGCTTGTGGAATACCTCCCGGCGGATGGCCGCCAGAATGCGGAACGGTTCATCGCATCGGTGAAGCCGAGCGTGGTGCTCTGGGTGAAGTACGAGTTCTGGCCAAGCTGGCTCAAGGGCTTGCAGGCAAGATCGATCCCCGCTTTTTTGATCTCCGGGATCTTCCGGCCTGAGCAGGCCTTCTTCCGTTGGTACGGCGGAGCGCAGCGCAGCATGCTGCGCTGCTTCACCCGCCTATTCGTACAGGATGATCGCTCGCGGGCCTTGCTCGACCGCATTGGGATCGGCAACGTCACCGTCAGCGGTGATACGCGCTTCGATCGGGTGGATGCGATCGCGCGCGAGGGCGCCCGGCTGCCCATTGGGCAAGCCTACCACCGCGCCATGGATGCGCCGGTGCTGATCGCCGGCAGCACCTGGCCGGCCGATGAGGCAATGATCGCCGATGCGCTGCGCGCCATGCCCAAGGCACCGCGGCTGCTGATCGTGCCGCATGAGCCCTCGCCTTCGGCCTTGGACAGCATTGAGCAGCGCATGCAGCCACCCGTGGTGCGATGGAGCGAGCTGGATTCGCTGCTCCATGGTGCTTCGGCGGATCTTCCGCTCACCGCGCCACCGGATGAGGACCCGCTCTTCGCGCGCACGCTGCTGGTCGATCGCATGGGGATCCTGGCACGTCTGTACCAGCATGCCGACATCGCTTATGTGGGCGGCGGCTTCGGCGATGGCATCCACAGCATCCTCGAGGCTGCGGCTTGGGGGAGGCCGGTGATCTTCGGGCCCAGGCACCGCAAATTCACCGAGGCGCGCGGATTGATCGATGCGGGCGGCGGCTTCGAGGTGCGCGACGCGGGTGGATTGCGCGAGCTGCTGGAAGGCCTGCTGCGCGATCGCAACGCCCGCGAGGCCGCATCGCTCGCGGCGCTCGGTTACGTTCGCGAGCGCGTGGGCGCGACAGCGCGCATCCTGGCGGGCATCAATGCGCAGCCGCGCTGATCACTTCCTCACATCCTTGGTGAGGTCGATGCGCACGGGCAGGTAGCGCGCGACACCCATGGCGTCGGCGCCGAAGGCCACGTACTGGTCCTTGCCGGTGCGCACCAGGTCCCAGCCGCCGATGAAGTCCCGGGCGACATCGCCTTTGAGGATGGCCTTGGTGCGGAAGCCCCCCTTGTCGTCGAAGTAGGCATAGACGGAATTGGGCTTGCCGGGATCCTTCGGGCTGATGCGCTCCTTGAGCTTGCGCTGCTCCGCCAATTCATCGCTGTCGATGAGGAAGAGGTAGAGCTGCTTGTCGAACACTGTGGCCAGGAGCCTGCCGGTGACCGCGCTGCCGGTGATGGCCCAGCGCCGGTACAGCGTGCTCCATTGCTGGTTCCACTCCTTGTCGAGGCTGCGGGCCAGCACCGGGCCGTGATAATATGTGCGGCGCGCGCGGCGCGTCTCGCCGTCGATGCGCGATACCGTGAAGCCCACTTCATTCACGATGTACCAGCCGCCATCGCCGCGCTCGAGCAGGTCAACCACGTCGGTGACCCAATCGAGGCGCTTCTCCGACTTCTTCTTCTTCCCTTCCTCATCATCATCGTCCTCCGCCACTTCGCTCGCTTCGTTGCGCTCGGATATCTCCTCGTCGCTGAGCGGCTCGCCGGTGAAGGGCAGCCAGCGCGCGGGCAGGTTACCGGTGCTATCAGGCTCCATCGTGGCGATGAAATTGCCCTCGAGCTTGCCGCTGCCTTCACCGCTGGTGGCATAGATGCCCGCCCACACGATGCCCTGTCCGAAGTCGCGAAGGATGCCACCGGTAGGCACCGCTCCTTCAGGAAGGGAGAGCGGCATGGGCGCGATGTCGTCCTTGTTGAACTGATAGAGCGTGGTCTCGTAGGTGAAGCTGCCGCCAGCGTACGGCCTTCCCTTGGCCCGGCTGCGCAGGAGCAGGTAGCCCGTGCCCTTCGCATCGATCGCAGCATCGACCACCTCGGTGCGCTCGGCCTTGGAATCGATGCGCAGCACATGCTGCCAGATGGCATTCATCTGCCGGTCAACGGCTACGAGCAGGCGGAAGGCGTTGCCATCTGGATCGACCATGTGCGGGCCGTAGATGACCATGTGGCTCGAATCGCGCGCCACCGCCGTGCGGAATCGATCGCGCGTGAGGGTGCCGGGCTTCACGACGGTGGTGCTGAACACCTTGGCCTGCACGGGGAAGGAACAGATGGGGTCGAAGGAGGGAGGCGGCTTGGTGAGGTGCGGGTCGAGGTGCTGGTAGAAGAGCGACACATCCTCGTCGCGGCGGTTGCGCGCGATCATCATCGGCTTGCCATTGTACCACACGAGGTCATCGAGGAAGAGCTGCTCCTGGCCCATGCGCTTCATGGCCGGTTCCATGCTGCGCTCATGGATGAGCTTCTCATAATCGTACACGTCGATGCTGGGGCCCTTCTTGACATGGCTCCGCGCATCGAATTCCGGGCTCTGCATCACCATCACGGCCGTAGGGCTGCTGCGGAAAATGGCGTAGGGGGTCATCACCACGGCCGGCTTCTTCTCCGGTGCCAGGCGCACGCGCACCTTCACCTTGTCTTCGGGCTTGGTCTGGGCGATCGCCGCGGCCGGCAGCATCAGCGCGGCCATGAGCAGGCCGGTCAAGGATCGATTCATCATTGGTCTTTTGCGTGGGGCGTGAAAGTAGGGCGCCGCCTTCGGCGAGCACCGTGCCACGGATCAGCGGAGCTTCGGATTGGATCCGTGGCGCCCGGCATCTCGTTCGGCCTTTGCCTGCATGCGCCGCTCCCAGGCTGCTTGCAGGTCCGTTCCCGTCTGATTGGCCAAACAGAGCACCACGAAGAGCACATCGGCCAGCTCCTCCCCGAGGTCCTTGCCCTGGTCGCTCTCCTTCTCGCTTTGCTCACCGTACCGGCGGGCCATGATGCGGGCCACCTCCCCCACCTCTTCGGCGAGCATGGCCATGTTGGTAAGCGGGCTGAAGTAGCGCACCCCGTGGGCAGCGATCCAAGCATCCACCTCAGCCGCCAGCCATCTTACAGGGGGCTTGCTTCTTAACTCGGAAACCCTAGCTTCGCTTTCCATGACCGGCCGATTTTTCAACAAAGGTGTGTGGCTTGCCGTGAATCCGGCGCTGCGGCTCCTTGCCTTCGGGCTGCTGCTGCTTGGGCCAGCCGGCCGCTCCGCAGCGCAGGACCTTGTTCAGGCCGCGGTTGATGGATTGCAGGATGCCCAGCACGCCCGGACGGCGAGCCTGCTCCTGGAGCAGCAACCTGATGTGCTGATGGCGCGCTTCGACCTCCGCACGCGCAACATGATGCTGCATGTGGCCGAGAATGCCACGATCAACAAGAACCAGATCAATGCGTTGCTCGCGCCATTGGGCGTGCAGATCCGCTGCTACGGCCGCAACGCCGTTCGCGAAACCCCATTCCGCCATGTGAACGCCGATGATTGCGGCGACCCGGCTCCAATTGACCGATGAGGCAGCACAGGCTGCATAGCATTCATGCGCGCCGGATCCGTTTCGGTGCCATGCTTGTTGCGTTCAGCGTGCAAGCGGCCTCGTGGTCCTTCGGGCAATGCACCAACCTCACTGCGTTCGGCACGGTGACCGCCCCAACGAACAGCACACCGCTCACGATCAGCACCTGCACGTTCCAAACGGAATACAACACGGTCAATGGCATCCTGGCAGGCTCCACATACACGGTCACGAGCTCCTGCGGCGGCTACATCACCGTGCGCCGCAATACCTACAATGGGACCGTTGTGGCCAATGGGAATTCACCGGTCACCTTCACCGCACCCGTGAGCGGGACCTATTACCTGCATTTCAACACCAACGCCGCGTGCGGTACGGCTACCAGCTGCTGCACCACGACCATCACCTGCACCTCGTGCGGAGGAGGCGCCAGCGGTTGCCTCAATTCGGTGGCGTTCGGCACCGTTGCCGCTCCAACCAACAACACGCCGGTGACGATCAGCACCTGCACCTACCAAACCGAGTACAACACGATCACCGGGGTGGCGGCTGGCGCCACTTATACCGTCTCGAACTCATGCGGCGGCTATATCACCGTGCGGCAGGGCCTTTTCAACGGGCCGGTAATCTCCCAAGGCAGCTCGGCTCTCACCTTCACGGCCACTGTGGCCGGCACATACTACATCCATTACAATACCAGCGCCGCGTGCGGCACCGCGACCAATTGCTGCACCACGACCATCACCTGCACTTCATGCACGGGGACTCCGCCGCCCGGCTCCTGCACTGCCGTGAACATCCCGAGCCTGCCGGTTACCGGACAGCCGGTGGCCTGCCACGGATCGAACCTGATCACCGCTGCCAACATGACCAGTTTCTGCGGAACGGCCAGCACGCTCTACCTCGGCGGCAATGAAGCGCTGTATACCGTGACGCCAACCACCACGGGCAGCTACGTGATCAACTATACCGGTCAATCCTGGAGCAGCATCTGGGTGTTCAGCGCGAATTGCCCGACCGCTGGCGGTTTGTGCCAAGGTTCGGTGAGCGGCAGCGCCGCCAGCCAATCGCTCACGTTGACCCTCACGGCTGGCGTGCAGTACTGGATCTTGTTCGACACTTGGCCTTCTCCTCCGAGCCCGTGCCCGGGAACCTTCAGCATCACCACCTCGAATGTCCCCCCTCCGACGGTGGCCAGTGATTGCAACCAGGCGGTGAACATTTGCACCAACATCAACTTCCAGATCGACCCCAATGGGTATGGGAACACCTACGAGATACCGCCACTCGGATCGCTCGGGAATCCCGATTACCTCGTTGATGGAGTTCCCAGCCCTTGGGGAAGCGACAATTGGGGCTGCTTGCGCGCGGGCGAGCTCAACAGCACCTGGATGGTGGTGAATGTGCTCACGGGCGGTTCGCTCACGTTCACCTTCGGAGGACTAGGCACGCAATCCGGCTTCTATGATTGGATCATGTACCCTTATGGGATCGGCACATGCACGCAAGTGGCGGCCAATCAGGTGGCACCTGTGCGCTGCAATTGGAATGGTGTGTCCTTCGGCGGCACCGGACTCGCCGCTCCACCGCCCGCCGGTGGCGACCCCTCGAACTTCGAGCCGCCCCTGAACGTGGCATCACAGACGCAATGGCTCATCTGCTTCAGCAACTGGAGCTCAGTGACCACCAACGTTCCCTTGCAGTTCGGCGGGACAGCCGTTGTGAGCTGCTCGACGCTGCCGGTAGAGATGCTGCTCTTCGATGCGCACGCGCAAGCCAACACCGTGGCACTCGAATGGGTAACAGCGAATGAATCGAACTCCTCGCGCTTCATCGTTGAGCGCTCAAGCGACGGCGAAGCTTGGAGCGAGCTATCGACCATGCCCGCAGCGGGCACATCGAACAGTCCGATCCTATACAAGCTGGAGGACCGGGCGCCGATCCTGGGTAATTCGTATTACCGCTTACGCATGCTTGACCTCGATGGCAGCGAGACCCTGTCGCAGGTGAGGTCGGTGCGTTTCAGCCCGAGCGCCCGTGTGTCACCGAATCCAGCTACCGGGCCTTTCGCTGTTACCGGAGTCAGCGCTGACCACCTTGTTCAGCTCTTCGATGCCATGGGGCGCGAAGTGCCCATTTCCTTGGTGCGCGGGGATCCCGATCGGGCCATGGTCGACCCGCTCGGTGCGCCCCCTGGCGTGTACCAGCTCCGAATCGCCGGAGATCACTCAACCGCGGTCCGCGTGGCGATTGAACGCTGAGCGCTATTCCTTCAACCTGCTATCGATGATGATGGTCACCGGCCCGTCATTCATGAGGCCCACTTCCATCATGGCGCCGAACTCACCGCTCTGCACGCGTCGGCCCAGCATTTCAGCCAGGCGCTGTTTGGCACGCAGGTACAGCGACATTGCTTCATCAGGCCGCGCCGCACGGATGTAGCTCGGCCGATTGCCTTTGGCCGTGCTGGCGTGCAGGGTGAACTGGCTCACCACGAGCAACTCGCCGTGCGCCTGGGTGATGTCGAAGTTCATTACGCCATCGGCATCCGGGAAGAGCCGCATCCGGATGACCTTGCCGCACAGCCATTCCAGGTCCGCCTCTGAATCGCCGGCCTCGATCCCGAGCAGCACGAGCAAGCCTGCGGCGATCCGGGCATGCTCGCGCCCATCGATGCGCACGCTCGCGCCGCTCACGCGTTGGATCACGGCGCGCATCTCAATAGCCGTTCTGCTCGAACCATGCCTTCATCCGCGCATGCTTCTCAGCATCGGTGCCCCTGCCGTGGATGGCGTCGCGCCAGGTGCCGTACATGGGGTTTGGCATCAGGATGAAGTACTGCGAGAGGCTGTCGTGCAGATCCTTCAGCTGATCCAATCCGTTGTTCACGCTGCG
Coding sequences within it:
- a CDS encoding nucleotide pyrophosphohydrolase; protein product: MESEARVSELRSKPPVRWLAAEVDAWIAAHGVRYFSPLTNMAMLAEEVGEVARIMARRYGEQSEKESDQGKDLGEELADVLFVVLCLANQTGTDLQAAWERRMQAKAERDAGRHGSNPKLR
- a CDS encoding DegT/DnrJ/EryC1/StrS family aminotransferase, with amino-acid sequence MKPIQMVDLVSQYHAIKDEVDAAMIRVMESAIFINGPDVKDLERELSAYLSVKHSIGCANGTDALQIAMMALGLQPGDEVITASFTFVATVEVIGLLGLTPVFADVQPGTFNIDPDDIKRKITPRTKAIVPVHLFGQSADMEPIMAIAQEHGLFVIEDNCQTIGSDYTFSDGTRKKAGTIGHIGTTSFFPSKNLGCYGDGGAIFTNDDELAKRIRRVCNHGSDVRYYHEVVGVNSRLDSMQAAVLRIKLRRLDAYAAARNRAASAYDAAFSSIPGLSIPERSKSSSHVFHQYTLKVAGGKRDALKEHLEKHSVPAMIYYPVPCHLQNAYKTARFAEGSLPVTESITHEVLSLPMSTELDEQQLAHITSSVRSFFN
- a CDS encoding SDR family oxidoreductase, which translates into the protein MTKAKERVLITGAAGFLGSHLCDRFLKEGYHVVGMDNLITGRLKNIEHLFKREDFEFYNHDVSKFVHVPGELKYILHFASPASPIDYLKIPIQTLKVSSLGTHNLLGLAKAKGARILVASTSEVYGDPQVHPQTEDYWGHVNPIGPRGVYDEAKRFQEAITMAYHTYHGLETRIVRIFNTYGPRMRLNDGRVLPAFIGQALRGEDLTVFGDGSQTRSFCYVDDLVEGIYRLLLSDYAGPVNVGNPSEITIAQFAEEIIKLTGTTQKVVYKPLPQDDPMQRQPDITLARKLLGWEPKVARAEGLKITYDYFKSLTKEELNEKEHFSFEGYVRK
- a CDS encoding T9SS type A sorting domain-containing protein, which codes for MKKTLLLFLLSVQGGGVLAQGFWAPGACWVYEQLHLSPYLDIYMYTGDTMIDGLLAQQCTRRICYLNYVSGGGVDTSCVSDIWGFRDWVSLQGDVVYYKHNVAGGSPWDTLYYLGVPGDRWWPPTTQPMTCGYFGMLEIQDTGHMVIGGENLRTWSLAYLDSAGVSTWGNGQPFGSDTLAIIERIGGLPRKFPHYGYDCYGPMDPSFFRLQHYSDWQVTTGSGITCDIALGAASRSMQTAISLAPNPGAVQFSIIGISASASVEVRDPLGRMVHSQANLPENAPTETSTWEIGTYFVSITSGDGRRQVLRWVKQ
- a CDS encoding UDP-glucose/GDP-mannose dehydrogenase family protein, with the protein product MNIAVVGTGYVGLVTGTCFAETGNHVICVDIDANKVQMMKDGKVPIYEPHLDVLFERNIRQGRLHFTTDLASAIKDAQIIFLALPTPPGEDGSADLKYVLGVADDLGKIITDYKVIVDKSTVPVGTSEKVHAALAKHAKADLFDVVSNPEFLREGFAVDDFLKPDRVVVGTSSPRAQKVMEDLYKPFVRQGNPIIFMDERSAELTKYAANAFLATKITFMNEIANFCERVGADVDKVRIGIGTDSRIGKRFLFPGIGYGGSCFPKDVQALAKSGNDAGYEFQIIKAVMEVNEDQKTSIIPKIKKHFGDLTGKHFALWGLAFKPDTDDIREAPALYVIDELVAAGATVTAFDPEAMPNVKKLMGEKMGFAKDEYEALQGADALIIATEWALFRTPDFKRVAELLREKVVFDGRNLYDLDEMQKLGFTYVSVGRQTVNVRAKANA
- a CDS encoding 3-deoxy-D-manno-octulosonic acid transferase — encoded protein: MATLLRLGAVLYHLAIRAAAPFSPKAKAWVTGRKGLWDRLSEKRDALQGCIWMHCASVGEFEQGLPVLEALRRERPGAPVLITFFSPSGYEARKDLPWATLVEYLPADGRQNAERFIASVKPSVVLWVKYEFWPSWLKGLQARSIPAFLISGIFRPEQAFFRWYGGAQRSMLRCFTRLFVQDDRSRALLDRIGIGNVTVSGDTRFDRVDAIAREGARLPIGQAYHRAMDAPVLIAGSTWPADEAMIADALRAMPKAPRLLIVPHEPSPSALDSIEQRMQPPVVRWSELDSLLHGASADLPLTAPPDEDPLFARTLLVDRMGILARLYQHADIAYVGGGFGDGIHSILEAAAWGRPVIFGPRHRKFTEARGLIDAGGGFEVRDAGGLRELLEGLLRDRNAREAASLAALGYVRERVGATARILAGINAQPR
- a CDS encoding D-tyrosyl-tRNA(Tyr) deacylase, whose amino-acid sequence is MRAVIQRVSGASVRIDGREHARIAAGLLVLLGIEAGDSEADLEWLCGKVIRMRLFPDADGVMNFDITQAHGELLVVSQFTLHASTAKGNRPSYIRAARPDEAMSLYLRAKQRLAEMLGRRVQSGEFGAMMEVGLMNDGPVTIIIDSRLKE